TCGTATAAACCGGCCAATCTATCAAAAGGGACGGGCGAGCTTTACGTCAGGGCGTTCGAATATCTTCCTGCCGTGAAGGGAGATGTCGAACCGGATGAGGCTCAACAGGACAAATCGGGCTTGGCGTACACCCATTTCTCAGAAAACGTTGATGCGCTGTTTACGAACGCCGTAAAAAAAGAGCTTGGTTCCTCCGGCTATTTGGTGTCGGACGGCAGCTCCAGTGGCGTATCGGGTGAAATCCGGCGATTCAGCTTCGATTGGGTTGGCATGACCAGAATGCGGTTTGATATCGCTGTTTTCTTTATCGTTACGAAAAATGGCAAGGTTGTTTATTCGAACTTGATTGAATCGACTCACGAAGCGCGTAAGGAAGGCTATAAGCTGGAGGATCCCTCCGAACCGATCGAACTTGCGATGGCTGATTGTATCGGGCGATTCATCCGAGATGCCCAGAAACGAGGCGCGCTTTAAGCGAGGAATTGCACGGGCTTGGCCCCCAACCAGGCCCCGCCCATACCCTTGATACACTTTTGTGGCACCGACCGCCCGAATGCCTGCAATCGTTGATTTTCCGGGCTTCCGGCGTTGCAGGTGTCGCCGCGCTGCCCATGCTTGCCGCATGTCATTGACTTTTTGTTGCCTGGCGGAGATGTGTGCAGAGGCAGGGATCGAAAGGGCTTCATACCCTTCATCGCAAAAGCCGCATCCCTGCGGCTTCCTTTCGGGCTATTTCCGGCAATCTGGTCTTTGGCCGAGCGATGGCACTACGCCAGGGGCGAAATGTGAAAGCGGAAAGCTGGTCGACGCACAAAATCCAAAAAATGGGTCGTGCAGTGTCACCCGCGTTCGCTTGCGGCCGGCCGATTCAAATCATCGCCGCGGCCGCAGCTCCTCGCCAAAGCCATTGCCCGTCCGGATCACCACCGCTCGGAAAGTGAGGACGGCCACCGGCGGCATCAGGGCAGCGTGCGCACGCCGATGGGCGAACCGAGCAGTACCACGTCCGCCGGCCGCAGGGCGAACACGCCGTTGCAGACTACACCGGGGATGTCGTTGATCCGGTGTTCCAGCTCGACCGGATCGGTGATGCTGAGGTTGTGCACGTCGAGGATCACGTTGCCGTTGTCGGTGACGCAGTTTTCCCGCCACACCGGCGTGCCCCCCAGTTCCACCAGGCGACGGGCGACGAGGCTGCGCGCCATCGGAATCACTTCGACCGGCAGCGGGAACTTGCCCAGCACGTCGACATACTTGGTCTCGTCGACGATGCAGACGAACTTGCGGCTGGCCTCCGCCACGATCTTTTCGCGGGTCAGGGCCGCCCCGCCGCCCTTGATCATCTGCTTGGCCGCATTGACTTCATCGGCGCCGTCCACATAGACGTCCAGGGTGCCGGCGGCGTTGAGATCAAGCACCGGAATGCCGATCTTCTTCAGACGCTCGGAGCTGGCCTGGGAGCTGGACACCGCGCCTTCGATCCCGCCTTTGAGATCGGCCAGCAAATCAATAAAATGGTTCACGGTCGAGCCGGTTCCCACCCCCAGGATGGTGACGTCCTTGACATAGTCCAATGCCGCTTCGGCGACTTTCCGTTTGAGTTCGTCTTGAGTCATTGCCTTATCTGCCATCGTGTGTGATCAAACCGGTGGCGGATGATACTGGGAAAACCGCCCCGCTGCCATGATGGCCCCCTGCCCCGAACCATGCTGCAAAAATACATAGAGAAGATACTGCGCGCGCGCGTCTACGACGTGGCCCAGGAAACCCCGCTGGACCCGGCGCCTGGCCTGTCGCGGCGGCTGGACAACACGGTGCTGATCAAGCGCGAGGACCTGCAGCCGGTGTTCTCGTTCAAGCTGCGCGGCGCCTACAACAAGATCGCATCGCTCAGCCCCGAGGCGCGCGCGGCCGGCGTCATCGCGGCTTCTGCCGGCAACCACGCCCAGGGCGTGGCGCTGGCGGCGCAGCGGTTGGGCATCCGCGCCGTGATCGTGATGCCCTGCACCACCCCGCAGATCAAGATCGACGCCGTGCGCAACCGCGGCGGCGAAGCCATCCTGCACGGCGACGCCTACGACGAGGCCTACGAACATGCGCTGGAACTGGCCCGCGAACGAGGTTTGAGCTTCGTCCACCCTTACGACGATCCGGAAGTCATCGCCGGGCAAGGCACCATCGGCATGGAGATCCTGCGCCAGCGCCAGGACGCCATCCACGCCATCTTCGTGCCCGTGGGCGGCGGCGGATTGATCGCCGGCATCGCTGCCTACGTCAAGTTCGTGCGCCCGGACATCCGCGTCATCGGCGTGGAACCGGAAGACTCCGACTGCCTGAACCGAGCGCTGAAAGCCAAGCGGCGGGTGATCCTGAAACAGGTCGGCCTGTTCGCCGACGGCGTCGCGGTGAAACAGATCGGCAAGGAAACCTTCCATATCGCCCACCAGTGGGTGGACGAGGTCGTGACCGTCGACACCGACGAAATCTGCGCCGCCATCAAGGACATCTTCGACGACACCCGCTCCATCGCCGAGCCGGCGGGCGCGCTGGGTATCGCCGGGCTCAAGAAATACGTGGCCGAAACCGGCATCCGGAACGAATGCCTGGTGGCGATCGAAAGCGGCGCCAACATCAATTTCGACCGGCTGCGCCACGTCGCCGAGCGCGCCGAGATCGGCGAGAAGCGCGAACTGCTGCTGGCGGTGACGATCCCCGAGCGTCCCGGCAGCTTCCTCGAATTCTGCCGGATACTGGGGCGCCGCAACATCACCGAATTCAACTACCGCTTCTTCGACGAAAAGGCCGCCCAGGTCTTCGTCGGCCTGCCCGTGGCGAGCGGCTCGATCGACCGCGAAAGCCTGGTCCGCGAATTCGAACGCCAGGGCTTCGGCGTGCTCGACCTGACCGGCAACGAACTCGCCATCGAACACATCCGCTACATGGTCGGCGGCCACGCGCCGAAACTGCTGGACGAACAGGTCTACAGCTTCGAATTCCCCGAACGCCCCGGCGCGCTGCTGCGCTTCCTCTCCATCATGGGCGGACGCTGGAACATCAGCCTGTTCCACTACCGCAACCACGGCGCCGCCTTCGGCCGGGTACTGATGGGCATCCAGGTGCCGAAGCCCGAACGCAAGGCCTTCCGGGAATTCCTCGAAGCCATCGGCTACGCCTTCAAAGAGGAAACCCACAACCCGGCCTACCGGCTGTTCGCGGGAGGCAGCGAGCGGGGGTAATTTTCCTGCGTCAAAGAGCCTGTGCGTGCTTGATAGGCAGGCCACCCAAATGTTTACGATGCCGTCGAAGCACGTATGATTGGCCCCAGTTGACGGCGATTTTCCGGACAAACCACGACGGCATGTTGATGGGGGTATCGCCTTGCGGGCGTCCCCCGAACGCATGAGGCAAACCCCATGAGCTTGAACTTGAGCGACTACCAGGAACATCTCGAACGGCTCGATCCCCACGTCAAGGACACTCTGGAGGCGAGCTTTCACGAAGCGGCACGGGTCATGTCGCCGGGCGCGCTGAAAAACTACATCGAAGGCGCGCGGGCGCTTTCCGAACTCGGGCGCGGCGCCGGATTGGTGCTCGGCTATGTCCAGCAGATGCCGCTGGTGTGCAAGGAAGTCGGCGACGAAGTGATCGCGGACGTCGTCACCGGCGTGATGAAACTGGCGTCCATGGTCAGCGGGGCGGTGATCGAGCGGCTGTTCGACAGCCTTCCCACCGCGGCCCGGCGGCTGGGCGATGGCGAACTGCTGCGGCAGTACCTCGGCCTGATCCACCAGCTTTCCGCCAAGGCACCGCGCGGCCTGCGACCGATGCTGGACCACCTGGACCCGCTGTTCGACAAACTGACATTGGGGGGCCTGCGGCGCTGGGCGCTGTGGGGCGCCCAGGCCCATGCCCGCGACTTCGAGACCTTGGCAAAGTACTTCGCGCTGGAGACTGCCGACAGCCTGGCGGTGCTGCAGCAGGAGCGGCGCGGCACCCTGTTCGTCGACACCCAGCGCAAGCTGAACTTCTACCTGCGCGCGCTGTGGGGCCGGGATTTCTACCTGCGCCCGACCTCCGGCGATTTCGAGACGCGCGAAGGCTACAAGCCGTACATCGAACACGGGGTGATCTTCGTGCCCGATGCGTACGACGACTTCGGCCCAGTACCGGGCAAAGAGCTCTACCGGGCAACCGCCGCCCATGCCGCCGCCCACCTGGCTTACACCACCCGCCCGCTGTCCGCGGAGCAACTGACGCCGGTGCAGATGTTCCTGATCGGGCTGTTCGAGGACGCCCGCGTCGAGGCGCTGGCGATCCGCGAATTCCCCGGGCTCAAACAGCTCTGGGCGCCTTTGTTCGAAGCCGCCCTCGGCAGCGACCGCAACGCCGACCCGATGGTACTTTGGCTGGAACGGCTGGCTCACGCTCTGCTCGATGAACGGATAGGGGCCGACGATCCGATCGTGGCCGAGCTGCGCGAATCCTTCCATGCCGCGCTGGCCAAGAACCCGGCCGACAACCGGCTGAGCTGGGCCCTGGGTGTCACCCTCTCCAACCGCATCAAGGACCGGTGGGGCCTGCCCTCGCTGCGCGTCCTGGAGAGCTTCGGCGTACCGTACCGGGACGACAACCGCTTCCTCTGGACCTTCGGCGAAACCGAATGGGCCGAAGCCGACTACATCGCCGCCAGCCAGCGCCAGGTGCGCAGGAAGGTGTCCTTGATGGAGATGATCGACGAGATCGATTGCGAACTGGCCGGGGACGACGCCCAGGAAGTCTGGACCCTGGAAACGCCGTTCTATCTGGATCAGGAAGGCTGCACTATCAATGAGTTGGAAGGCAAGGAGCCGGTCAGCGACCCCTATCACTACCCGGAGTGGGACTACCAGGTCCAGTTGCACCGGCCCAACTGGGCCACCGTGCTGGAGCGACGCCAGGCCAAGGACGACCCCGCCCTGGTCGAGCGGATT
This portion of the Methylococcus mesophilus genome encodes:
- the rpiA gene encoding ribose-5-phosphate isomerase RpiA; amino-acid sequence: MTQDELKRKVAEAALDYVKDVTILGVGTGSTVNHFIDLLADLKGGIEGAVSSSQASSERLKKIGIPVLDLNAAGTLDVYVDGADEVNAAKQMIKGGGAALTREKIVAEASRKFVCIVDETKYVDVLGKFPLPVEVIPMARSLVARRLVELGGTPVWRENCVTDNGNVILDVHNLSITDPVELEHRINDIPGVVCNGVFALRPADVVLLGSPIGVRTLP
- a CDS encoding nitric oxide reductase activation protein NorD; its protein translation is MSLNLSDYQEHLERLDPHVKDTLEASFHEAARVMSPGALKNYIEGARALSELGRGAGLVLGYVQQMPLVCKEVGDEVIADVVTGVMKLASMVSGAVIERLFDSLPTAARRLGDGELLRQYLGLIHQLSAKAPRGLRPMLDHLDPLFDKLTLGGLRRWALWGAQAHARDFETLAKYFALETADSLAVLQQERRGTLFVDTQRKLNFYLRALWGRDFYLRPTSGDFETREGYKPYIEHGVIFVPDAYDDFGPVPGKELYRATAAHAAAHLAYTTRPLSAEQLTPVQMFLIGLFEDARVEALAIREFPGLKQLWAPLFEAALGSDRNADPMVLWLERLAHALLDERIGADDPIVAELRESFHAALAKNPADNRLSWALGVTLSNRIKDRWGLPSLRVLESFGVPYRDDNRFLWTFGETEWAEADYIAASQRQVRRKVSLMEMIDEIDCELAGDDAQEVWTLETPFYLDQEGCTINELEGKEPVSDPYHYPEWDYQVQLHRPNWATVLERRQAKDDPALVERILLEYRPIASRLKHIIDALQPQGVIRQRRREDGDEIDLNAAIRAMIDIRMGEMPDPRINIRTVRKTRDLAVLLLLDLSESTNETLPGSDRPIIQLAREACTLLAWAIDGIGDPFAIHGFASDGRHDVQYYRFKDFDQPFDDQAKSRLAGMKGGLSTRMGAAMRHAAHHLRHQPQQKKLLLLVSDGEPADIDERDPQYLRLDTKKAVEELASSGIMTYCLTLDPEADDYVSRIFGPNRYTVVDHVQRLPERLPMLFASLTA
- the ilvA gene encoding threonine ammonia-lyase, biosynthetic, whose protein sequence is MLQKYIEKILRARVYDVAQETPLDPAPGLSRRLDNTVLIKREDLQPVFSFKLRGAYNKIASLSPEARAAGVIAASAGNHAQGVALAAQRLGIRAVIVMPCTTPQIKIDAVRNRGGEAILHGDAYDEAYEHALELARERGLSFVHPYDDPEVIAGQGTIGMEILRQRQDAIHAIFVPVGGGGLIAGIAAYVKFVRPDIRVIGVEPEDSDCLNRALKAKRRVILKQVGLFADGVAVKQIGKETFHIAHQWVDEVVTVDTDEICAAIKDIFDDTRSIAEPAGALGIAGLKKYVAETGIRNECLVAIESGANINFDRLRHVAERAEIGEKRELLLAVTIPERPGSFLEFCRILGRRNITEFNYRFFDEKAAQVFVGLPVASGSIDRESLVREFERQGFGVLDLTGNELAIEHIRYMVGGHAPKLLDEQVYSFEFPERPGALLRFLSIMGGRWNISLFHYRNHGAAFGRVLMGIQVPKPERKAFREFLEAIGYAFKEETHNPAYRLFAGGSERG